The following are encoded together in the Marmota flaviventris isolate mMarFla1 chromosome 18, mMarFla1.hap1, whole genome shotgun sequence genome:
- the Usb1 gene encoding U6 snRNA phosphodiesterase 1 isoform X2, with amino-acid sequence MSAGPLVGYSSSGSEDEDEAEAEIEAATEGRTRPGAGHCRRGQSPDPSQRFPVPDSVLNMFPSTEERPEDDSAKHGGRVRTFPHERGNWATHVYLPYEAREEFLELLDLLLPHAQTYVPRLVRMEAFHLSLSQSVVLRHHWILPFVQALKDRMASFQRFFFTANRVKIYTNQEKTRTFVGLEVTSGHAECLDLVSEVDRVMEEFDLTTFYPDPSFHISLAWCVGDARPQLEGQCLQELQEILDEFEDSEMLLRVLTEQVRCKSGNKFFSLPLK; translated from the exons ATGAGCGCTGGACCCCTGGTGGGCTACAGCAGCAGCGGCTCCGAAGATGAGGACGAGGCTGAGGCTGAGATCGAGGCCGCGACCGAGGGGCGGACCAGGCCCGGGGCTGGGCACTGTCGTCG TGGCCAGAGTCCTGATCCTAGTCAGAGGTTTCCAGTGCCCGACAGTGTACTGAACATGTTCCCCAGCACAGAGGAGAGGCCTGAGGATGACAGTGCAAAACATGGGGGACGTGTGCGCACCTTTCCCCATGAGCGAGGCAATTGGGCCACCCATGTCTACCTACCAT ATGAAGCCAGGGAGGAGTTTCTGGAGCTGCTTGATCTGTTGCTACCCCACGCACAGACCTATGTGCCCCGGCTGGTGAGGATGGAGGCCTTCCACCTCAGCCTGTCTCAGAGTGTGGTTCTGCGTCACCACTGGATCCTCCCCTTCGTGCAGGCTCTGAAAGACCGCATGGCCTCCTTCCAGAG ATTCTTCTTTACTGCCAACCGTGTAAAGATTTATACCAATCAAGAGAAGACCAG GACCTTTGTTGGGCTTGAGGTCACTTCAGGGCATGCCGAGTGCCTGGacctggtttcagaggttgacAGAGTCATGGAGGAATTCGACCTCACCACTTTCTATCCG GACCCTTCATTCCACATCAGTCTGGCCTGGTGTGTGGGCGATGCTCGTCCCCAGCTAGAAGGACAGTGCCTGCAGGAACTACAG GAAATCTTGGATGAGTTTGAGGATTCTGAGATGCTGCTCCGCGTGCTCACCGAGCAGGTGCGCTGCAAGTCTGGGAACAAGTTCTTCTCCCTGCCTTTGAAGTGA
- the Usb1 gene encoding U6 snRNA phosphodiesterase 1 isoform X1 translates to MSAGPLVGYSSSGSEDEDEAEAEIEAATEGRTRPGAGHCRRGQSPDPSQRFPVPDSVLNMFPSTEERPEDDSAKHGGRVRTFPHERGNWATHVYLPYEAREEFLELLDLLLPHAQTYVPRLVRMEAFHLSLSQSVVLRHHWILPFVQALKDRMASFQRFFFTANRVKIYTNQEKTRCVPLIPSHYQKKNLWTFVGLEVTSGHAECLDLVSEVDRVMEEFDLTTFYPDPSFHISLAWCVGDARPQLEGQCLQELQEILDEFEDSEMLLRVLTEQVRCKSGNKFFSLPLK, encoded by the exons ATGAGCGCTGGACCCCTGGTGGGCTACAGCAGCAGCGGCTCCGAAGATGAGGACGAGGCTGAGGCTGAGATCGAGGCCGCGACCGAGGGGCGGACCAGGCCCGGGGCTGGGCACTGTCGTCG TGGCCAGAGTCCTGATCCTAGTCAGAGGTTTCCAGTGCCCGACAGTGTACTGAACATGTTCCCCAGCACAGAGGAGAGGCCTGAGGATGACAGTGCAAAACATGGGGGACGTGTGCGCACCTTTCCCCATGAGCGAGGCAATTGGGCCACCCATGTCTACCTACCAT ATGAAGCCAGGGAGGAGTTTCTGGAGCTGCTTGATCTGTTGCTACCCCACGCACAGACCTATGTGCCCCGGCTGGTGAGGATGGAGGCCTTCCACCTCAGCCTGTCTCAGAGTGTGGTTCTGCGTCACCACTGGATCCTCCCCTTCGTGCAGGCTCTGAAAGACCGCATGGCCTCCTTCCAGAG ATTCTTCTTTACTGCCAACCGTGTAAAGATTTATACCAATCAAGAGAAGACCAGGTGTGTCCCCCTGATCCCAAGTCACTACCAGAAGAAGAATCTTTG GACCTTTGTTGGGCTTGAGGTCACTTCAGGGCATGCCGAGTGCCTGGacctggtttcagaggttgacAGAGTCATGGAGGAATTCGACCTCACCACTTTCTATCCG GACCCTTCATTCCACATCAGTCTGGCCTGGTGTGTGGGCGATGCTCGTCCCCAGCTAGAAGGACAGTGCCTGCAGGAACTACAG GAAATCTTGGATGAGTTTGAGGATTCTGAGATGCTGCTCCGCGTGCTCACCGAGCAGGTGCGCTGCAAGTCTGGGAACAAGTTCTTCTCCCTGCCTTTGAAGTGA